The sequence CCTGAAGCCGAAGTTATTGCCGGAGTTGCCACAGGCGCCATAGCTATTGGTGCGTTGGTTGCCGACAAACTTGGACTTCCGTTTATTTATGTTCGCTCGAAACCAAAAGGACACGGTTTGGAAAACCTGATTGAAGGCGACCTTAAACCATTTCAGAAAGTTGTGGTTGTTGAAGATTTGGTATCAACAGGAATAAGTAGCCTAAAAGCTGCAGAAGCGGTTAACAATTTTGGAGGCGAAGTTGTGGGTATGGTTTCAATATTCACATACAATTTCCCACTTGCCAAAGAGAACTTTGAAAAAGCAGGTATTGAGTTAACTTCATTGAGCCGCTACCAAATTTTGATTGACCTTTCGTTAGAGCAAGGCGATATTTCAAAAGACCAGGTGGAGTCGCTGATGGAGTGGCGCGAAGATCCTGCAAACTGGGGAAAATAATTTGATTTATAAGACTATTAAAATATTATCCCGCTCCTGATGGTAATTGGGGCGGGATTTTTTTATAACTATTATGGCTGTCAACAAGTACGTTAGCGAAGTAAAAGTAATCGAACACAATCAACAGGTTGTTTTTAATTACCTGTCGAATTTCGAAAACCTTTCTGCTTATTTAAATTCAGGCCTAATTGAAAAAATTACGGAAAAGGTCCCGCAAATTAAAATAACCGATTTTGAATCGGATCGTGATTCGTGTAAATTCAATATCACCGGACTGGGTGTTGCTGAAATTAAAATTGTAAACCGCGAGCCTTTTAAAACAATTAAAGTTGAAAGCTCGGGAGGATTGCCACTTAGTTTTACCTTTTGGATTCAGTTAATGCCCATTGACGAATACAAGACAAAAATGCGTCTTACGCTGCATGCCGAAATGAGCATGATGATTAAAATGATGGCCGGAAGTAAACTGGAAGAAGGCATTAACCAATTGGCTGATACTTTGTCGAAGTTACCTTATCAGTAAAAGTTTTCAATCGCAGTTTTCAGTTTTCTGGGTGCGTAGGATAAACTGGATATCGAATGATGATTAACGATTTTAGATTACTGATGGAATAGGCAGTTGGCAACTATCCATCGGCAAAAAGGTTAAAATTGCTAAATGACTATGAGAAACTTAGGGAGTACTTTGGGCTCTTAGTCCTTACAAAAGAAATCCTAAACGTCATACAAAGGAAAATGCAGTTTAGCCATAGAACAATTTAACAGTTATTCATTTTAACAATTCTCCAATTCAGTAAACAAAATCAATTCCCTGTCATTAAAGCATTATCGCATTAAAGCATTTATGCATTTCTCTTTTTAAATTACAAACTCCACCTCTTTAAACATGTATTCGGTAATGTTTCCGCCGGATTCCTGAAGTCGCAACTGTCCAAAGCTGCCAATACCTGCAATTCTGGCGCTAAACTCTTTTCCCTTCGTTCGATACTTGTGCCATCCGTTGCCGCGAAACAAGGTTTTAAGATAAGCCCTGTCAACTGCAGCAAAATTACCTTCAATTAAAAAACTTATATAATCATCTAGTTTCGCCAAAAAAGATTTCAAAATCACCTCAATCTGAAACTCTTTCCCAAGCAGCTGTTTCATCGATACAGGATTGGGAGCATTCGACACAAAATTTTCCTGGTTTACATTCATTCCCACTCCTACTACAGAGGAATCAAGGCTATTACCTTTCATGGTATTTTCAATTAAAATACCCGCTATTTTTTTCTCTCCCACGTAAATATCATTCGGCCATTTAATTTTAACCTCGTCGATGTATTCACTTAAAACCTCAACCAGTGCCAGGCTAACCACCTTCGAAATATAAAATTGTTTGCCAGCTTCTAAAAATACCGGATACAAAATAAGGCTGAAAAGTAAATTTTTACTTGCTTCACTTTCCCAGAAATTACCCACCTGTCCGCGGCCATTTTGCTGATATTGTGCCAAAACGACAGTACCCGATGCTGCCTTTTCAACAACCAGTTGCTTGGCATAGTTGTTGGTACTGTCAACCTCACTTAGTAAAATGATATTCTTGTCAGTTAAAAACATATAATTTCAAAAGTAAACCATTCTCTTAAAAAATGGTTAATTGACAAAAAGATTATCTTTGTAGGGTACAACAAATTTATATGAGCAAAACAAAAGATTCGAAGATTTTATTAGAAGCCATTATTGAAGGTATACATCGAATAAAAGGGAAAAACATTATACACGTTGATCTGGAAAGCATACACCATACTGAATGTGGTCATTTTATCATATGCCACGGAACCTCCTCAACCCATGTTGATTCAATTGCACACACGGTAGAAAGCACGGTTAAAGATATAACCGCCGAGGATGTTTGGCACCGCGATGGCTACAAAAACGCACTTTGGATATTGCTGGATTACGGCGATGTGATGGTGCATGTATTTCAGGAAGAAGCACGCCAGTTTTATAACCTTGAAGGACTTTGGGCTGATGCAAAAATTACAAAAATTGAAGACGAAGAGTAAAAGACCATGACAGACAAACAAAATAACAAGAAAGATCAGAACAATCTGAACAACCCGTTTGGGAAATTTAGTCCCAAAAAGAACGACGGAAAGCCGCCTAAATTCAATGCATATTGGATTTACGGTATCATTGCCGTTGTATTCCTGATTGTACAATTTTACATCAGCAATAGTCGTGGCCCGGTTGATACATCGTGGCCCCAGGTAAAACAAATGCTGCAAAACGGCGATGTTGAGCGCATTGTTGTTGTGAACGAAAAAATTGCACGCATTTATCTTAAAGCAGACCGGATAAAAAATTACGAATCGGAGTTTGAAGGCAACTTTTCAAAACCATCGGATATTGGTCCACATTTTAAATTCAATACCGGACCGATCGAAAAATTTGCCGAAGATTTAACCGTTGCACAGGAAAATATGCAAGATAAAGTTTTCCCGGTTTATGAAGATGAAACTAACTGGGCACGAGATATAATCTGGTCTATTGGGCCATTTATCCTCATCATTCTGCTGTGGTGGTGGATCTTCCGCCGAATGAGCCGCGGTGGTGCCGGAGGTGGTGGTGCAGGCGGTATTTTCAATGTCGGAAAATCGCAGGCCAAAGTTTTTGATAAGGACCAAAAAGTATCAACAAATTTTAAAGATGTTGCCGGACTGGCTGAGGCCAAACAGGAAGTGGAAGAGATTGTTGAGTTCCTGAAAAGCCCTGCAAAATATACGAAACTTGGTGGTAAAATTCCAAAAGGAGCACTGTTGGTTGGCCCTCCGGGAACCGGAAAAACCCTGCTTGCAAAAGCGGTTGCCGGCGAAGCAAACGTTCCGTTTTTCAGCATGTCGGGATCTGATTTTGTTGAAATGTTTGTGGGTGTTGGAGCATCGCGGGTTCGCGACTTGTTTAAACAGGCCAAAGAAAAAGCACCTTGTATTGTGTTTATTGATGAGATTGACGCCATTGGTCGTGCACGTGGAAAGAACCCGAATATGGGATCGAATGACGAGCGCGAAAATACGCTGAACCAACTGCTTACCGAGATGGATGGTTTCGATACCAACAGTGGTGTGATTATTCTGGCAGCTACCAACCGTGCCGATATTCTCGACCGTGCATTAATGCGTGCCGGCCGTTTCGACCGACAAATACATGTTGAATTGCCTGACCTGAATGAACGTGGAGAAATTTTC comes from uncultured Draconibacterium sp. and encodes:
- the pyrE gene encoding orotate phosphoribosyltransferase, producing the protein MQIEVTKKLLEINTIKIQPDNPFTWASGWKSPIYCDNRKTLSYPDTRAYIRDAFVKLIQEKYPEAEVIAGVATGAIAIGALVADKLGLPFIYVRSKPKGHGLENLIEGDLKPFQKVVVVEDLVSTGISSLKAAEAVNNFGGEVVGMVSIFTYNFPLAKENFEKAGIELTSLSRYQILIDLSLEQGDISKDQVESLMEWREDPANWGK
- the rsfS gene encoding ribosome silencing factor is translated as MSKTKDSKILLEAIIEGIHRIKGKNIIHVDLESIHHTECGHFIICHGTSSTHVDSIAHTVESTVKDITAEDVWHRDGYKNALWILLDYGDVMVHVFQEEARQFYNLEGLWADAKITKIEDEE
- a CDS encoding biotin--[acetyl-CoA-carboxylase] ligase — its product is MFLTDKNIILLSEVDSTNNYAKQLVVEKAASGTVVLAQYQQNGRGQVGNFWESEASKNLLFSLILYPVFLEAGKQFYISKVVSLALVEVLSEYIDEVKIKWPNDIYVGEKKIAGILIENTMKGNSLDSSVVGVGMNVNQENFVSNAPNPVSMKQLLGKEFQIEVILKSFLAKLDDYISFLIEGNFAAVDRAYLKTLFRGNGWHKYRTKGKEFSARIAGIGSFGQLRLQESGGNITEYMFKEVEFVI
- the ftsH gene encoding ATP-dependent zinc metalloprotease FtsH — translated: MTDKQNNKKDQNNLNNPFGKFSPKKNDGKPPKFNAYWIYGIIAVVFLIVQFYISNSRGPVDTSWPQVKQMLQNGDVERIVVVNEKIARIYLKADRIKNYESEFEGNFSKPSDIGPHFKFNTGPIEKFAEDLTVAQENMQDKVFPVYEDETNWARDIIWSIGPFILIILLWWWIFRRMSRGGAGGGGAGGIFNVGKSQAKVFDKDQKVSTNFKDVAGLAEAKQEVEEIVEFLKSPAKYTKLGGKIPKGALLVGPPGTGKTLLAKAVAGEANVPFFSMSGSDFVEMFVGVGASRVRDLFKQAKEKAPCIVFIDEIDAIGRARGKNPNMGSNDERENTLNQLLTEMDGFDTNSGVIILAATNRADILDRALMRAGRFDRQIHVELPDLNERGEIFNVHLRPLKLSEEVKVDFLAKQTPGFSGADIANVCNEAALIAARRNREAVTKQDFLDAVDRIIGGLEKKNKIISQQEKKTIAFHEAGHATISWLLEYAHPLVKVTIVPRGKALGAAWYLPEERSITTKEQLLDEMASALGGRAAEEITFGKISSGAQNDLEKVTKQAYAMVSIFGMSEKVGNISYYDSTGQSDYSFTKPYSEKTAELIDEEVKILIDSQYKRAKQVLQDNKEGHTKLANLLLEREVIFSEDLEEIFGKRPWDKKHVISENGNDKADSKPEVKIEPKADSDNKVDDTSKEPTKE